One window of the Eucalyptus grandis isolate ANBG69807.140 chromosome 6, ASM1654582v1, whole genome shotgun sequence genome contains the following:
- the LOC104450187 gene encoding GDSL esterase/lipase At5g45960, giving the protein MALSKEHRLALLLNHIVVFYVTLALVFSGGVCARILTMQRPSSGSSVSAVFAFGDSTVDTGNNDYINTPTKGNVPPYGKDFVNHIPTGRFSNGRLIPDLIAAHYGVKELLPPYLDPALSTEDLTTGVCFGSAGSGYDPLTGQRIQNVLSMEKQLQYFKEYTKRLEMAIGKNRTRNIINGALFVISSGTNDFIINYYGLPFRRQSFTPQMYRQFILAHVKNFTQTLLNQGARRIAVVGLAPMGCLPVVININSGNPFRDRGCIEKFSSVARNYNTMLQRELGKMEKSFRSLGVVIGYIDIYNSVVRMIKAPHSFGFEDVDSGCCGTGIIKVSFSCNMNSYVCPNASKHLFWDSVHPTERAYSVVFHAQLPSFDAILKGI; this is encoded by the exons ATGGCTTTGAGTAAAGAGCATCGTCTTGCCCTTCTTCTTAACCACATCGTTGTTTTCTATGTCACGCTAGCACTGGTCTTCAGTGGGGGCGTTTGTGCTCGGATCCTGACGATGCAAAGGCCCTCAAGTGGCAGCTCGGTCTCGGCTGTCTTTGCGTTCGGAGACTCGACGGTCGATACGGGTAACAATGACTACATAAACACTCCCACCAAGGGCAACGTGCCGCCTTATGGGAAAGACTTCGTGAACCACATCCCAACAGGAAGGTTCAGCAATGGGAGGTTGATTCCTGATCTTATAG CTGCGCACTACGGGGTTAAAGAACTTTTGCCGCCATACTTAGACCCGGCGCTTAGCACGGAGGATCTGACAACCGGAGTTTGTTTCGGCTCCGCGGGCTCTGGATACGACCCTCTTACTGGTCAAAGGATACAG AATGTGCTATCAATGGAGAAGCAATTGCAGTACTTCAAAGAGTACACGAAAAGGCTTGAGATGGCAATCGGAAAGAACCGAACCAGAAACATCATCAATGGGGCCTTGTTTGTGATTAGCAGCGGCACCAACGACTTCATCATCAATTACTACGGTCTTCCTTTCAGACGGCAAAGCTTCACTCCCCAAATGTACCGGCAGTTCATATTGGCTCATGTAAAAAATTTCACTCAG ACTTTGTTGAATCAAGGGGCTCGAAGAATTGCAGTAGTCGGACTGGCGCCAATGGGTTGCTTACCTGTAGTCATCAACATTAATTCAGGTAACCCTTTTCGAGATCGCGGCTGCATCGAGAAATTCTCCTCGGTCGCTAGGAATTACAACACGATGCTTCAAAGGGAACTAGGCAAGATGGAAAAGAGCTTCCGATCTCTTGGTGTGGTCATAGGTTACATCGACATATACAATTCAGTGGTGCGAATGATCAAAGCCCCGCACAGTTTTG GTTTTGAAGACGTGGATAGCGGATGTTGCGGGACGGGCATCATCAAAGTGTCATTCTCATGCAATATGAATTCCTATGTATGTCCGAATGCGTCCAAGCATCTATTTTGGGACTCGGTGCACCCAACTGAGAGGGCTTACTCCGTCGTCTTCCATGCTCAGTTACCCAGTTTCGATGCTATTCTTAAGGGCATATAG